The DNA sequence TGGCATTTTAATATTCTCTTCGTTCCTAACCAAGTTCCTTTTATAACACCATATTCTGAGATTGCTTCTACAGCGTAGTTTGAGCATGTAGGTTCAAAGCGACATGTAGGTGGTGTTAATGGTGAAATATAACGTTGGTATAGCCGAATCAATTTAATAAATAGTTTCTTCATAATGAT is a window from the Mammaliicoccus sp. Marseille-Q6498 genome containing:
- the yidD gene encoding membrane protein insertion efficiency factor YidD, which produces MKKLFIKLIRLYQRYISPLTPPTCRFEPTCSNYAVEAISEYGVIKGTWLGTKRILKCHPFHEGGYDPVPPKKDE